TTGATACCGCCAAGGCTCTTTTCAAGCTTTTCCATTTCGCGAGTAAGCATTAACGCTTCTTTCTTAGTTAACTTCTCGAAAGTACCGTCTTGGCTTTGAACTTCAAGGTCTTTAAGACGCTTGATTGACTGACGAACTGTTTTCCAGTTAGTTAACATACCACCTAACCAGCGGTGGTTAACGAAGTACTGGTCGCTTTGTAAAGCAGCTTCTTTAACTGCTTCGCTTGCTGCGCGCTTAGTACCAACGAAAAGAACTTTACCTTTGTTTGCAGCAGCACTTGATAAAAACTTAAGTGCGTCGTTGAACATTGGTACTGTTTGCTCAAGGTTGATGATATGTACACGGTTACGTGCGCCGAAGATGAAAGGCTTCATCTTAGGGTTCCAGTAACGTGCTTGGTGACCAAAGTGAACACCAGCTTGAAGCATATCGCGCATTGAAACGTTTGCCATTTTGTAAATCCTCTATGTAGTTTAGGGTTAGGCCTCCACATATCCCATAGCACCAACACCGAAGTATTTAAACTTCAAATGCACCCAAGTGTATGTGACGATACGTGTGTGTGTTAAAATAAAATTGTGTTTGCCTTAAATACAAAAAATCATTTAAGAATTTATTTGTAAAAAGACGGCGCGCTTTATACCATATTAAAATTAAATACTCAACGTCGCGTGCAAAATTTGTGCGACGATAAATGTTAAAAAACGCAACTTTGGAGCCTCAATGAGCGCTGTGATCAAGACCCCTGAAGAAATTGAAAAAATGCGTGTAGCCGGGCGCTTAGCGGCAGACGTACTTGAAATGATAGAACCACATGTAGTGCCTGGTGTGACTACTGATGAGCTAAATACAATTTGTCATGATTATATTGTAAATGTGCAAGATGCTACCCCTGCGCCACTAAATTATCACGGTTTTCCTAAGTCAGTATGTACCTCAGTAAATCACGTTATTTGCCACGGCATCCCAAATGACAAACCGTTAAAAGATGGCGATAGTGTCAACATTGATGTAACCGTCATTAAAGATGGTTACCACGGCGACACCTCAAAAATGTTTCATGTAGGTACGCCAAACATTCAAGGTAAACGCCTTGCACAAGTAACACAAGAAAGCCTGTACCTTGCCATTAAAATGGTAAAACCTGGTGTGCGTTTAGGCGATATTGGTGAAGCAATCCAAAAATACGCAGAAAGCTTCAATTACTCTATTGTACGTGAATACTGCGGCCACGGTATTGGAAGCGAATTCCACGAAGAGCCACAAGTAATGCACTATGGTAAAGCGGGTACTGGCGAAACACTTAAAGCGGGTATGTGTTTAACAATTGAGCCAATGGTTAACGCAGGTAAGCGCCAGTGTAAGCTTTTAAAAGATGAATGGACTGTCGTTACCCGCGACCGTAGTTTGTCTGCACAGTGGGAACACACTTTATTAGTGACTGAAAATGGTGTTGAAATTTTAACGCTGCGATCAGATGATACTATCGACAGGATTATCGAACACTAATAATAAAACCACAGCACTAAATTAAGCATAGCTCATTGAGTGTGAACGGTTCAATAAGGAGCCAGCCCACGTGGCATTACCCAACAAAGTAAAAAAGTTGCTCAGCGATGCTGAGCAACTGAGCGATTATCGCGATTGTTCTAGCTATTTTTATAAGTGGTTACATAATCAGTTTTCTAAGCAACCAGTTGGTAATTTAATTAATGCCCGGGCAGAGTTTATAGACCGCCTGCTAATTAAACTGTTTCATGTTTATGATTTGGCTCACGAGCCTGATCTGGCCCTTATTGCCGTGGGCGGGTACGGCCGTGGTGAGCTACACCCCTACTCCGACATTGACTTTTTACTGCTTGTTACGCAGCCACCGAGCGAGCAAATATGTGAAAAAATAGGCAAGTTTGTAACCATGCTTTGGGATCTCAATTTAGAGATTGGCCATAGTGTGCGTACCATTGAACAAGCAATAGAACAAAAACGTGAAGACGTTACCTTTGCCACCAGCTTGCTCGAAAGCCGACTAATTTTTGGTAACCACATTGAGTTTGAAAAGCTCAAAACGCATATTATCGAAACCCCAGTTTGGCGCTCAGGTGAATTTTTTGTGGCCAAAGTGCAAGAGCAAAACCTACGTCATAAAAAATGTCACGGTACAGCTTACAACTTAGAGCCAAACATCAAAGAAAACCCCGGTGGCTTGCGTGATTTACAAACCATAATTTGGGTTGCTAAAAAGCACTTTAGAGCCGAAACCCTGCAAGAGCTAATTAGCCACGGCTACTTAACACATGAGGAGTTTCAGGAGCTCTCGGAGTGCCTAGAAAACCTCTGGAATATTCGCTTTGCACTGCATTTAGCCGCTGGGCGCTCAGAAAACCGCTTACTGTTTGACCATCAACCTCATACTGCCGAAATACTTGGCTTTGGTAGTGATGGTAAAGCCTCGGTTGAGCGCATGATGAAACGCTTATTCAGAATAATGAGCCGTGTGCGTGAGCTTAACCAAATGCTGCTATCGTACTTTGAAGAAAGTATTATGCCAGAGAGCAGCGAAGCGCCAGTAATTGAGTTAGACAAAGACTTTGAACGCGTTGGGCACCAAATTAGAGTAAAAAACCCCTCGGTATTTTTTAGGCGTGACCAACTTTTTGTTTTATTTGAACATATTGCCGACAACCCAGAAATTACCCATATTTACCCAAGTACTATTCGTACCATTAGGCAAGTACGCAGGCGCCTATTAGGTGATTTACAAGATTATGCCGCATGCCGCGAGGCATTTATGCGCATTGTAAAACATCCCAATGGCATGGGGCGCGCATTTACGCTAATGCACAAACACGGCATGTTGGCTGCGTATTTACCACAATGGCGTAATATATTTGGGCAAATGCAATTTGATTTATTTCATGCCTACACAGTAGATGAACACACCCATAAATTAATCAATAATATTTACCAGTATTTTGATAAATCTAAAGTGAGCGAGTTTCCACTTTGTAGTGAAATAGTAACCCGTATGGATAAGCCTGAGTTGCTTTATTTAGCGGGTATTTTTCATGATATTGCTAAAGGGCGTGGCGGCGATCACTCAGAGCTTGGCTCGGTTGATGCCATTGCATTTTCTAAGTTACATGGCTTCCCGTCATCAGATGGCAAACTGATATCGTGGTTAGTTGGTAACCATTTACTTATGTCGGTTACCGCGCAGCGTAAAGATATAAACGACCCAGGTGTTATTAAAGACTTTGCATCACGGGTAAAAACAGAACGCCAGCTCGACTACCTATATTGTTTAACCGTTGCCGATATTCGCGCAACCAACGACAACTTATGGAACGATTGGAAAAACACGTTACTGCGCGAACTCTACTTACATACTCAACGTGCGCTACGCCTAGGGCTTGAAAACCCAATGGATCAACGCGACCAAATTCGCGATAAAAAGCACCAAGCTAAACAGCGCTTACTTAATTTAGGCTATGCAGAAGAGCAAATTGATTTAATTTGGAGCCGCTTTAAAGCCAATTACTTTACTGCCTTTAGTGAGCAGCAAATATCGTGGCAAAGCGAACACCTATTAAAATGCGCAGACTTAAGCCTACCCAGTGTCATTGTTTCTGATAAAGCAATGCACGGCGGCACGCAAGTATTTGCCTATAGCCCCTACTCAGGGCCACTTTTTGCCCGTTTAGTAAGTGTAATAGGCTCTAAAAAAGCGCAAATACAACACGCGCAAGTACTTACAACTAAGGACGGCTACGCCCTATTTAATTTTGTAATACTTGAAGTAAGCGGTGACCCGATTGCAAGTAGCCGCGCACAATCAATTAAACGCGGGCTTGAGCAAGCACTTAACGAGCCGCGTAAAAAAATACGCTTTAAAAAGAACCGCTCGCAACGATTTAAAGACTTTAATATTAAACCTAAAATAGTGCTGCGCCCTCATGCACGTAAAGATCGCAGCCTAATAGAAATTCAAGCTGTTGATATACCTGGTTTACTAACCAAAATTGCCGAAGTTTTCCAAGCGCATTTATTACACATTCATGCTGCCCGCATTACCACAGTAGGTGAACGTGCAGAGGATTTCTTTGTCGTATCAAATAACGAATACCAAGCGCTGACTGATGAAGAGCAAGCAAAAATTCATCAGGCATTACGTAAAAAATTCAACGCCGAAACAGAATAAGGACACACCATGTCAGATTTAAAAACCATGATCGAAAACGCCTGGGATAACCGCGATAGCATTAGCCCAAGCAGTGTATCAAGCGATGTTAAACAAGCGATTATTGACGCACTAGAGCTACTTGATAGCGGCGCTGCCCGCGTTGCTGAAAAAATATCAGGCGAATGGGTTGTACACCAATGGCTTAAAAAAGCCGTATTACTGTCGTTTCGTATTCGCGACAACCAACCAATGAACGACGGCGTAAATCAATTTTATGACAAAGTACCGCTTAAATTTAGCGACTATACGCCGGAGCAATTTCAGCAAGGCGGCATGCGCGTAGTACCAAATGCGGTAGCCCGTAAAGGCAGCTTTGTAGGTAAAAACGTGGTACTTATGCCTTCGTACGTAAACATTGGCGCATACGTAGACGAAGGCACCATGGTTGATACATGGGCCACTGTAGGCTCATGTGCACAAATTGGTAAGAACGTACACTTATCGGGCGGCGTTGGCATAGGCGGCGTTTTAGAGCCACTACAAGCTAACCCAACCATCATTGAAGACAACTGTTTTATTGGCGCACGCTCTGAAATTGTTGAAGGCGTAGTGGTAGAAGAAGGCGCTGTTATTTCAATGGGCGTTTACATTAGCCAAAGCACTCGTATTTATGACCGTGAAACCGGCGAAATTCACTACGGCCGCGTACCAGCAGGCGCTGTAGTTGTGCCAGGTGCGCTCCCATCAAAAGATGGCACCCACAGCCTTTACGCTGCAATCATCGTGAAAAAAGTAGATCAACAAACACGTGAAAAAGTAGGCATCAACGCCCTACTACGCTCGATTGATGATTAAAAGAAGCTTTTAGCTGTAAGCTGTAAGCTTTTAGTTGATTTGTGTTAAACGTAGGTTGGGTTGAGTGAAACGAAACCCAACAACACATTAAAGCTTAGCGTTTTAGCTGAACTTTAATTGTATATAGAAAAGCGCTAAGTCCGTATGGGATTAGCGCTTTTTAAATTCTTCTAAATGAAGTTTCAGTGCTAGAAACTTTTACATTGTAATCTAATGAACTCAAAAGAGACCTCAAGCCTTTAACAGCCAAGTCTTTGTTCTCTGATGGGCCAACTATAATCTCTTCAATTGAATTTTTAGGAAAAGGTATCGCTCTATATGGGGCTATAATGCCAGACTTTAGGGTTCTGTAGCGTAAAGGAAAAAACTCTTTCACTCCATTTTCAAGCTCTATAAAATCAATATTTGAGGAGTCTATAAAATCAAAATAACCCTTTTCAGTATTTTCATTTAATGAGACTAAACCAGGGTAAAAAAGAGTAAAACGATACTCTTCTTCATATTCGAACGCTTGATCTTTTATGCTAGCAATCTTAAAAATCGCTTCATTAAAAATTTCAATTGCAGTAATAGCACATTTTTCATTTAGGTCATTTCCACTTAAATTTGGATCTAACACATAACTTAAAACCTCAGGCAGATAGTGTTCTTCAATTAAAGAATGAAGCATTTCCTCAGTTGGTTGGTAATCAACATCATCATAGCCACTCAAAAGTTTTCTTTGCCTAAAGTACTCATCATCAAATAGCTTTTCTTTATTAAACTTTATGCAATATGAAGTTTGCTCTGACCCGTAAGTTAGCCAGTGGTTTAGGCTATCACGCTTAGTTGTAAATGAAGTGGTATAAATTTCATCAATGGTATTATTATCAATTATATTCCATAGAAAATTTAAAAAATGATTTGCGAGATGCACGTCCTTACTTCGCATTTCTTTTTGGGTAACATCTAAAGGTATATTTTTGTGTTTGGCATAAATTTCTTCGAGTTTGATTTGTGAAAACTCAGACAAACTCTCTCTGAGTGATTTTATTCTATCAATTCCTTGCTTTATTTCTCTAAAATCATTTAGATACTCTGTGTTAGTAGCCCATAAACTTTTGCTCTCTAAAATTCCCTTTAAACCATCTGCAGAAGTGTAGTGATAAACATAATCCATATTTAAAGCCTAAAAAATTCCAGAGATTAACTGCGAGTCTAACCCTTTTATACAAAACAATAAAATTGAGATGACACAGAGTACTATAACCCTGTTGGGTTTCGTTTCACTCAACCCAACCTACGGCGATAAAGTTAACGCCGTTCAGCTCGTCACTGATAGCTGACAACTAATAACTTTTATTTAGCTAATAAAAAAGCACTTATAAAAATAAGTGCTTTTGGGTTTGCTCAATTAATTTTTTAATTACAGCGCGTTAAATACGTCGTCTGTTTTAGCTGCGCAAATAAAGTCGTTTTTGTGTAGGCCTTTAATTGAATGGCTCCACCACGTTACGGTTACTTTGCCCCACTCGGTTAATAAACCAGGGTGATGGCCTTCATCTTCTGCCATATCGCCTACTTTGTTAGTAAACGCCATAGCTTGCTTAAAGTTTTTAAACTTATAAACACGCTCTAGCTGCATGATGCCGTCGCGTACTTCTGGTACCCAGTCTGGGATTTTAGTAATTAATTGTGCAAGCTCTTCGTCAGATACTTTTGGCGCATCTACGTGGCAAGCTTCGCATTTTTGTTCACTTAATGAAGACATTTTAAATCCTTACTTTAGCGTTTCTTTTTAAATTAAAGTTAACTGGCTAATTGTTCTTTTGGTGGAAATTTGGGGTCGTGCAAGCCAAGCGCTTTAGCTTGCTCAACCAAAGTCATAATATCCATTTGCGATATATCAAACAGATCATGAATCGAATTAATGGTGTAGTACTGGGGTTGCATAATATCTATGCGGTAAGGCGTACGCAGCACATCAATGACGCTCATAGGCGTTATTTCTGGTGTGTCTGAATACACGTACTGGGTTTCACCTGGGCTTGATAAAATACCGCCGCCGTAAATACGTAGGCCGTTTTCGGTTTGCATTAAACCAAACTCAACCGTAAACCAATACATACGCGCAAGGTACACGCGATCTTTTTTCTGCGCAGCATAGCCTAATTGGCCATATTTATGTGTAAATTCGGCAAAGTCAGGGTTGGTTAGCATGGCACAATGGCCAAATATTTCATGAAAAATGTCAGGCTCTTGTAGGTAATCAAACTCTTCACGGCTACGAATAAATGTAGCTACCGGAAACTGCTTATTTGCCAATAATCTAAAAAACTCATCAAAATCGATAAGCGCAGGCACAGGGGCTACTTGCCACCCAGTAGTCGCCAGTAGCACCTCGTTAAGTTCGCTTAACTGGGGAATACGATCGTGTGGTAGGTTTATTTTTTTAAGCCCATCCATATACTCATCACAGGCCTTACCTTCTATGCACGCAAGTTGGCGTGCTACAAGCTCAGACCAAATTTTATTTTCTTCTTCGCTCCAGTGAATAACACCATTTTCGTCTGGTGTTTTGGAGGTGTATTTACTTGCTTTAGCCATAATAACCTTCTTGGGGTTAAGCCCTAAATGTGTGTCAGTGTAATACTCAAAAAGTAATGAATATCTAATGCAGCCATACTAAGCAAAAGTGAAGAGAAGTTTAATAGTTGAGCGTATATCTACATTTGGCACGATCAACCAATGTGTACACTTATGATTACACCTAAGGAATAAATTGTGTACACCTTTAATTTCAGTGACCTTAAAGGCCACCCCACCCGTACACAATTAAATACACTCAATAGATAGTGGCAAAAGCTTGGTCTAAGTCTGCAATAATGTCGTTAACATCCTCAAGCCCAACAGAGAGCCTTATTAGGCCATCACTAATTCCTGCAGCTGCACGCTCCTCGGGTGTATAAGGTGAATGTGTCATTGATGCGGGGTGTTGAATGAGTGTTTCTGCATCGCCTAAACTTACAGCAAGTGTGCAAAGCTTCATGCTATCTATAAACTGCGCACCCTGAGCAAGGGTGCCGTTAATTTCAAATGCAATAACGCCGCCTGCGGCCTTCATTTGGTTACCTATGTATTTGTTACCTGGATGCGATTTAAGCCCTGGGTAATAAACAATATTAACCTGTGAGTGCGCCTCTAAGTATTCGGCAACCGTTTGTGCGCTTTGGCAGTGACGCTCCATACGTATAGCTAAGGTTTTTAGGCCGCGATTAATAAGCCATGCATCGTGCGGGCTTATGGTGGCACCAATATCTTTAAGTACCGTCATTTTTATTAAGGTAATGTGTTCTTGCGTTCCACACACAAGCCCTGCGACTACATCGCCATGGCCGTTTAAATACTTAGTGGCACTGTGCATAATAATATCTATACCGTACTGCTTAGGCGATTGCAGCAGTGGCGTTAAAAAGGTGTTGTCGACCACACTAATTAAATTGTGTTGTTTAGCCACTGCGCCAATTAAGGCTAAATCAATAACAGCCATTGTCGGGTTTATGGGTGTTTCGACAAATATCATTTTGGAATTAGGTTTAATGGCAGCACGGAGCTCGTCCTCGCAGGTCATATCAACAAAAGTGACTTCAATTCCCCAGCGCGGCAACATGTGTGCAAAAAATGCGAACGTACAACCATATAATGCGCTTGATGCCACAAGGTGATCGCCCTGCGATAAAAAGCTCAACACCGATGCCGATACAGCGCCCATACCGGTGGCCGTTGCCGCTGCAGCTTCGCAGCCTTCTAACTGTGCGACTTTTTGCTCAAGTTCGGTGGTGGTTGGATTACCCAGGCGGGTGTAAATATAACCAGGCTCTTCGCCTGCAAAGCGTGCGGCACCTTGTGCTGCATTTTCAAAATGAAAGGTAGAGGTTTGATACAAAGGCGATGTAAGTGCGCCATGCGGATCGTTTGCTTTTTGCGGGCCATGAATACATTGGGTATTAATATGCTGCTTGCTCATTGTGTGCTCTCGTTTTTATTATGTGTGTCAATTACATAAATAAAACGCACCGCAGTTTAAATCACAAGCATGCCGGATGCTCAGATGGCTATTTGTGCAAAGTTTACCCGCTTAGCTGTACACAAATATTTCCATGCTATTGTGTAGGCTCTGTTTTTCCTCGTTTTATAATTTTACTGGTAATACTTTGCACTGTACCTTTTAACAAGCTGCGTTTGTTTTCAAGCCTTGGTAATGGGCGGCTAAGCTCCATTGCTTTGTAGCCAATACGTGCTGTAAAAATACCGGCGCTTACACCTTGTGCTGCACGCCCCGAAAGCTTGCCTAAAAGCTCAGCACTAAGTGCTGTTGCTGCTAAATCAGATACAAGCTCAGTACTGCCTACAAACATCACTTGTTTTATAAGCATACGGTAGAGCTTAATGCGGCTTGCGTAACCAAAACCAATGCCATAAATTTTACCTATTTGCTCAATTAACTTAGTGCCGCGCCAAAGCACTGCCATCATATCCACCAGCGCAAGCGGGCTTAGGGCAACGAGCAATGCTGACTCTGTCGCAAAGCGGTTTATAAGCTTTTTAGCTTGCGTGTCTTGCGTTATAAGTAAGCTATTTGCGTAAAGAGTCATTATTTCTTTATCGCTGTGGTGGCTAGCCACTTGGTTTTTAAACGCTTCGAAGTTGTCGAGCTGCTGGTGCTTATTTAATTTTTCAAGCCACGGTAATGCACCGCCTACTTGCTCACTATTTAAGAGTCTGTCGGCTTCATGGCGGTGTAACTGATTACGCTTTAAACTGCGCAGCATTCTATATTCGCGCCAAAGCATGCGGCCAATTAATAACACACCACTTACCACGGCTGTTAAATATACGCCGCCTAAAATTACCGACTGCTGGAACGCAAACACTAACGAATACGCGAATTCTAGTAGCACTAATACTAAAAAACTTATAGCAAACACCCCTTTAAGTGTTTGCCATTTAGATTTTTTATATACCGGCTCTAAGTCTATTTCACCTTCAATAAGTTCATCTTCAGGCTCTTCAATAGAGTCACTTTGACCTTGGGTAATTATTTTTGCAGGGGCAAGTTTAGGCTCAACCTGCTCATCAGCTTGGGTATTAATACGCCTACCCGCTTGAAATGTTTGCTGTGTGTCGTTCATGATAATTTGTCTCCTAGCAGGTACTGCATCACATGATCAAGGCGAATATGCTTAAGTTGTTTGTCGGGGTTTGGCATAGGTGCAAACGATAAAAACTCAAAGCCCTGCGCTGGCCACTCATTTTTATTAAGCATGCGCTTAGGTGGCTGTGGCGGTAAGTAAGTTAGCCAGTCTTGCTCGTTAAGTGGTTTGCCATAAATGCAATCTAGCGTTTGCCCTTTGTCAGCAACTTGGCGCGGTTGCGTTGCAGCAATTGACGACATTGCCATGGTTTCTATTTGTACACCGTCAAATTTTAGATGATTGCTTTGCTCATGCACGAGTGAATCAAGTAGTAGTGCTAAGTCTTTATGATGCTTGGCACTTATATGATCTGACTTATTGGCAGCAAACAGTATTTTATCGATATTAGGTTTAAATAAGCGCTTAAAAAAGCCCGACTCGCCGTAATTAAAATGTGCAAGTAACTGGTTTATTACACTACTTTGCTCTTGAAGTGTTTCGTGGCCTTCGTTTAAAGCGCTCAGTACATCTACCAACACAATTTGGCGGTCAAAGTGTTTAAAGTGCTCATTATAAAATGGTTTAACCACCTCTTTTACATAGGCGTTAAAGCGCTTAATTAAATGCGCTAAGTTAGAGCCTGGCACTATCTCATCGCTTTTTATATGCTGCGCATTAACCGGAAAAAACAACAAAAGGGGTGCACCTTGTAGGTCGCCAGGCATTAGCATACGTCCAGGTTGTAACATGGCAAGCTTGGTGTCTTTTTTAAGGCCCACCAACATACTTTGATAAAGTGTAGCAATATGTGCAAGCAAGCCTTCATCTACGGGGGCATTTAAATCAAGCTGTTCAAGCGCGTTTAAAAATTCAGTAGAGGTGCCCACACGCGGGTGCTGTAATAAAAGCGGGAATTGTTGCTCGCACCACTGGCTATAGCTTTGCTCAAGCATAGGTAAATCAAGTAGCCATTCGCCTGGGTAGTCAATAATGTCTAGATACAATGTAGATTGCGGTGAAAAATGCCCACGTAACCCTGATGCGCTTTGGTATTTAATCGCTAAACGCAGGGTATTAATGCGCTCGGTTGATGCAGGCCATGTAGGCACCCCATCAGCTGGGAGCAAGGCATTAAGCGCTCGCGAGTAGTCAAAGGTAGGGACTTTTAACGCCTCTTGCGGCACCACTTTAGTGGCTATATGGCGGTGCTCTCGCATTACATCAAAAAACGGTAAGTTTTTGTCATCACTTTGTGTTGTAAGGTGTTTAACCAGTGCAGTAATAAACGCGGTTTTACCACTACCACTTAGGCCGGTTACGGCCAATTTAACGTGTTGATCTAAACTGCGATGAAGGGCTTTTTGGGCTGAACCTTTAATACTTTTAAAGGTTTTTTTGGCAAATGAAGTGCTACTCATAATGGGCTAGCACTTCATTGATGCTGTTAATCACCGAACAAAGTGCTATTAAATCCTTTAAAGTTTGTTGATTTCACGGCTAACCGTAAACTCGCTTGAAGTAACATGGCGCTCCATATCTTGAAGGCGCGTGTCTATTCGCGTTAAACGCTCTTTTAAGTCTTGCAATGCGCGGCGCGGTGGCTCGCCTTTTTGCCAAACTTTAAATTTAACTTCTAGCGGATCATCAGTTTTAGTTGAGCTACTAGTATGCATAGTAGTGGGGTCTTTTTTATCTAAAATAAACCACGCTGCAATATACGCTACCACAAATAATGGGCCACCCGTTAGCAGTACCGCACTAACAAAAATAATGCGAACTAACCATAACTCCATATTAAAGTAGTCACTTAATCCCGCACATACACCGGCTATTTTACCGCGCTGTGGGTCTCTTAATAATTCGCGTTTGGCACTCATACTTTGCGTCTCCATTGTGGTGACTCTTGATCAAGCAATGCTTCAAGGGTTTCTACTCTATCAGCCATTTTTTCGGCTTTGTGGGCAAGTTCCAATAACTGACGATGTTCATGCTCACTTAACCCTTGGCTCACTTGTTTTTTGCTACGGTAGTGTAAAATTAACCACAGTGGCGCAACAAAAATCATGAACAAGATAAAAGGTGCAATTAGTATCTCTGGATCAAACATAATCCTCTCCTGACAATCCGTATTCGATGTTTTAAGCAGTGGGGCACTTTAAGTGCCCCTTTATAAGTTATTTATCAGCTAGCTTCTTTTTAAGTTCAGCAAGCTCATCATCTATCTTTTCATTTTTTTGCAAGTCGGCAATTTCATCTGCAAGCGACTTTTTACCTAAATCGTAAGACTCTATTTGAGATTCTAGTCCATCAATTTTAGTTTCGTAGCGCTCAAAGCGATTAAGTGCGTCTTCAACTTTAGAGCTATCAAGTGCTTTTTTCACTTCAAGGCGCGACTCAGCCGAACGTTGACGTAAAATAATGGCCTTTTGACGTGCTTTAGCATCAGCTAGCTTTTCTTGTAGTGTAGTGACTTCTTGCTGAAGTTTCTCAATGTGAGACTCTACATGCTCAAGCTCAGACTCTACTGCTGCGACTGCTTCTGCTGATTTTTGCTTTTCAAGCAACGCTGAACGCGCTAAATCGTCGCGATCTTTACTTAGTGCAAGCTCAGCTTTATCTTGCCAATCGCTCACTTGTGCTTTTAGTGTATCTACACGACGTACTAATTCTTTTTTCTCAGCCAGTGTTTTAGCTGACGTAGAGCGTACCTCTACCAATGTGTCTTCCATCTCTTGGATAATAAGACGAACCATTTTTTCTGGGTCTTCTGCTTTATCTAAAATGGCATTGATATTAGAATTAACAATGTCTGCAAAACGTGAAAAAATTCCCATAACATTTACCTCTGTAATATAAACTTAGTTGGTCTGCTGTAACTAGTATCAATATGCTTGCCAACTTTTTAAAATCTAAAATACACTTTATTTTCATTAAGTTAAACTAAATATACAAATTCCTTTAGTTATCCCTGATTATGAAATACACTAA
The genomic region above belongs to Pseudoalteromonas sp. MM1 and contains:
- the megL gene encoding methionine gamma-lyase, encoding MSKQHINTQCIHGPQKANDPHGALTSPLYQTSTFHFENAAQGAARFAGEEPGYIYTRLGNPTTTELEQKVAQLEGCEAAAATATGMGAVSASVLSFLSQGDHLVASSALYGCTFAFFAHMLPRWGIEVTFVDMTCEDELRAAIKPNSKMIFVETPINPTMAVIDLALIGAVAKQHNLISVVDNTFLTPLLQSPKQYGIDIIMHSATKYLNGHGDVVAGLVCGTQEHITLIKMTVLKDIGATISPHDAWLINRGLKTLAIRMERHCQSAQTVAEYLEAHSQVNIVYYPGLKSHPGNKYIGNQMKAAGGVIAFEINGTLAQGAQFIDSMKLCTLAVSLGDAETLIQHPASMTHSPYTPEERAAAGISDGLIRLSVGLEDVNDIIADLDQAFATIY
- a CDS encoding TIGR01620 family protein produces the protein MNDTQQTFQAGRRINTQADEQVEPKLAPAKIITQGQSDSIEEPEDELIEGEIDLEPVYKKSKWQTLKGVFAISFLVLVLLEFAYSLVFAFQQSVILGGVYLTAVVSGVLLIGRMLWREYRMLRSLKRNQLHRHEADRLLNSEQVGGALPWLEKLNKHQQLDNFEAFKNQVASHHSDKEIMTLYANSLLITQDTQAKKLINRFATESALLVALSPLALVDMMAVLWRGTKLIEQIGKIYGIGFGYASRIKLYRMLIKQVMFVGSTELVSDLAATALSAELLGKLSGRAAQGVSAGIFTARIGYKAMELSRPLPRLENKRSLLKGTVQSITSKIIKRGKTEPTQ
- a CDS encoding YcjX family protein; amino-acid sequence: MSSTSFAKKTFKSIKGSAQKALHRSLDQHVKLAVTGLSGSGKTAFITALVKHLTTQSDDKNLPFFDVMREHRHIATKVVPQEALKVPTFDYSRALNALLPADGVPTWPASTERINTLRLAIKYQSASGLRGHFSPQSTLYLDIIDYPGEWLLDLPMLEQSYSQWCEQQFPLLLQHPRVGTSTEFLNALEQLDLNAPVDEGLLAHIATLYQSMLVGLKKDTKLAMLQPGRMLMPGDLQGAPLLLFFPVNAQHIKSDEIVPGSNLAHLIKRFNAYVKEVVKPFYNEHFKHFDRQIVLVDVLSALNEGHETLQEQSSVINQLLAHFNYGESGFFKRLFKPNIDKILFAANKSDHISAKHHKDLALLLDSLVHEQSNHLKFDGVQIETMAMSSIAATQPRQVADKGQTLDCIYGKPLNEQDWLTYLPPQPPKRMLNKNEWPAQGFEFLSFAPMPNPDKQLKHIRLDHVMQYLLGDKLS
- the pspC gene encoding envelope stress response membrane protein PspC — protein: MSAKRELLRDPQRGKIAGVCAGLSDYFNMELWLVRIIFVSAVLLTGGPLFVVAYIAAWFILDKKDPTTMHTSSSTKTDDPLEVKFKVWQKGEPPRRALQDLKERLTRIDTRLQDMERHVTSSEFTVSREINKL
- the pspB gene encoding envelope stress response membrane protein PspB, whose translation is MFDPEILIAPFILFMIFVAPLWLILHYRSKKQVSQGLSEHEHRQLLELAHKAEKMADRVETLEALLDQESPQWRRKV
- the pspA gene encoding phage shock protein PspA is translated as MGIFSRFADIVNSNINAILDKAEDPEKMVRLIIQEMEDTLVEVRSTSAKTLAEKKELVRRVDTLKAQVSDWQDKAELALSKDRDDLARSALLEKQKSAEAVAAVESELEHVESHIEKLQQEVTTLQEKLADAKARQKAIILRQRSAESRLEVKKALDSSKVEDALNRFERYETKIDGLESQIESYDLGKKSLADEIADLQKNEKIDDELAELKKKLADK